A region of the Lycium barbarum isolate Lr01 chromosome 1, ASM1917538v2, whole genome shotgun sequence genome:
ctcttttttttttttttttttttaatttaaccggttaaaccggtttaatcagtccggttccggtttctaaaatatcggaaccggaccggtaatttttaaatggttaaccggttccggtttaaccggtccggttaacggttttaaccggttaaaccgaaccggttaacaggtttacTTGGCTCTATCCATCCTACATGAAAAGGTGTCTTTGCTCTAAACTCTAAGGATGAACAGTGACAGAGTCAAAAATTtcacttaaaaaaaaatcaaaatatatagTGTAATGTTCATATATGAACCCCTTCCAATATCCTAGGTCCGTCCATGGGGATGGGCTCTAATTTCCACGAAGTTTACCTGAAGAGTGCAATTCAAGCAGACAAATTGACATTTTTGAATTACCCCAAATTGTGTGAACTCTTAAGTCACGGAGAAGAACAAAGCGCACTGAGTTCACATTGACCAATTTCACCGACATCTCTGAATAAATTTTGACACCATATGTAGCTACTTACTACCATATGTGACCAAACGTCAAACGTTCTTACTAAACTAACCCTTGACCTACTCAATTAATCTTCTCGGGCTACCCTTTTTCACTTCCAAGTTGTTTATATCAGAATAAATAAAAGTAATTATATACTACTATGAAACGCGACAACACTATATACAAAATTACAAATACGGCAAGGTtagaaaattaattttaaaattccTCATTATACTAATTTTATTCTCAAAATCAGGTCTGATAGAATAGAACTGGACAATCATATTTTATAGGATTCATTGGTAATAATAACCTTACCATGGCCTGGTGTTGCAATGACCCTTGTTGGACGGAGTTTCTATTTGGTGTAAGAATTATTTCTGTTCCAACTGACAATCTCTTTTAATCAGGTACTGGCAGGGCACTGCTCAACGGAGAATCATATGTGGTGCTATCTGATTTTTCCATACAAAATGGAGAACCACCAAATAGTTTCCTTGAAAAGTATGAGGAACAAAAAGATGAACACTTGCAAGGATCAAGTGATGTTATTGCTGATACGGATGAGGAAATGTTGAATTTGATTCTGAAGATTCAGACGATAAATTGGACCTTGAAAGCAGTGACATCGAACTATCTGGTATTGAAGACGGAGATGCTGGTAACATTCTGATTGTATTGGGAGAAGATCGTCTGAGATACAAAATAAGATGTTCATTGACCTGTCACATTACATATTTGCACTTGTAATTGATATGGCGTGTTGATTACTTATCTGTTTAAAGTCAGTACTCTTTATAAACAAAAAAAGTTTGTCTGGTAAGTCCTTGTTTGTTATGGAAGACCCCTTGACTAAAATTCTTTACTTTGGGACGGAAACAACGAATAACAGACAAGAGAAACAGAAATGGAAAGCATTACTTAGGAAAGAAGTTTGATTATCCCATTGGAAAGCACCACGCCTTGATGGATTGGATAGACTTAATTAGCTGGTGCAGTTGATAAATCTCTGTTCTTGAGGATGTTACCTACTCGTAATGCTAATAAATAAGCAGTTACTAACTCTGATGTATGATGTTTTGCAAGTCTAATTTGAACCTATGTGCTTAATGAAACTGAATTTTTTCTTTCCTGTTGAAAGGATTTGCGCGAAGCTTCTGTTTCCAGTGAGATGATTCCACAATTATGTCTAGAATAATTTGAATTTCACTCCCAAATTAATTTTGTGTACTCGATGGGAATCAACCTGCACCTTAATCCCAAGCTGTTGATAGAAATAAGAACCAAGCAATGTTTTCCACTAGTTTGCTCTTCAATAACATAGCTGTTGGTCGCTGAGTAATGGTAACTAGAAACAGATTTGATTACTTTCTCAGTTGTATTTTACTCTGTAGAATTGATACTGTATAAATAGTAGCTCAGATTGGGTGGAACTGATCCATAACATACTCGCTTTTGGACGAGTGAAGCACCTTCTTAGGCTAGCATATTTAGATTGCGATTAAATTACAATAATATTTACTTGTATGGAAAGCTTCTTACAATCTGAAATGTTGTGTTCCTGTGCATTGGCTTTAACGATGTGTTGAGCTTAACAACGCATGGTTTGTCAAATTCCGCCTCCTACTTTAATTTTAAtgttatttttcatcttttgatGAGCAACCTTGGACACATTAGCCTTTGCTCCAACAGAAAAGTGTTTGTTTACTCTCTTCAAGTGCTGGTGAATGAAACGCAGTTTCCTGTAGAAGCAGTTCAACATTTCTAATATTCATAACCGGATTACTTGCTTTACCACACAGTCCTAAAAATAAGTGAATATCAAAAAATACAGAGAGATTTTGAAAAGGAAAGGAGTAAGGAAGTGAAGTATTGAAAAGCAAAAGTCATCGCTAGTAGTAACATCTTGTCATTGCAAACAAATACAGGCAGATGGTCATGTTAATTTGCAACAATATATGGGTTGCTTCCATATTATTATACATGATAGAGGTCAGGTTCAAGAATCCAATGGTCCATAAACAATTAACCGAGTGGTGGGTAAGAATGTACATTTGGGGATAGAATTTTTGATCTAGATGGTGATCAAACATCATCAGCATCACTTCCTGCAACATGAGTTTCATGACTGGCCCAGTAATTACTTCCATCAGGACCAGAAATCTGAAACCTGTTGAGTTATAAAAGAAAGTACCTCAGAGAGGACTTATGATATGTTTCTAACTCAATTCTAAACAACACTGCAGTATACAACTGACCGCTCAAGCACTGATTTTCCTTCTTTGTATTTTTGGCTCTTTTCATGGGCAGTCTCCTGCAAAAGAATTATTATTAGCAACTAACTAACTAAAGCTGTCTGGTAACTGCCAAACGACAATGTCTACCATTTTAGCACTCTGTACTCACATATTTCCATCCAACAATTGATCCACAACAGACGCAGAAAATGTCGGCCACAGTGTGCATACCAGTCATCATCATTCTATTTTCTATCTCGCCAGAAGTGACATTCACTCTgtcaaagaagaagaaaagggcgTATAGAATATACTGAACTACAAAGTGCATTTTTATTGTATGTTTCTGCTAAATGATGAAATGAAACGAGGAGATTTGAGAAGATCAGAACTCTTGAGCAGGAAAGCAATCAACTTCAGCATAATACAGTCAAGTAAGATTTTTCAAAATATTAATGTAATATTTGTACTCCAGCAAAATATTCTTAAACGTACATGATACATCAGTCTGGTATAATCCCATAAGGTTCTATAGTGATTCAGACAGAATAAAGTACAGACCAGCTAATTTTATACTTTGACACAAATGCATGAAGATATACACATACTGTACCATGATCTTTAACAAACTAAACCTAAAAGGTATAGTCTACCTTGTTCATAAGTTTTCATGTGCCCTCAAATATTATAGGCTGGTTGTGACATTCCACAGTGATCACTGACTCGGAGCTAATAACAAAATCAAAGATCCTGAGAGCAATGTGACCCAAGTAGAGTAGAGGGCCCAAATAAAAGCCAAATAGTTTGCACATACTCCAGTTGCACTCAACTTTTGAATGTGAGtctttttcatttcaattcatggAACATTTGGCTAACTACTACAAACATGAATCCTCCCAATCCAATACTTCATCTTTTTTCACATTCTAGTTGAACGGTGTCCTCCACACCAGTAAAAGAAGCGGAATAAAGTCAAATAAGGAGGATTTACACAGTAGCTCATTGCATCCTAACTTTGTAGCAGAGGTATGGATAAGCTTGACCTTAGCAATAACATTGTTCATCAAACCAAGCAACAAATAACTCATGCCCCATCAATGCCAAGAAAAGCTTAACAACAATAACAGGAAATAGAATGGCAATGGTTTTCATATTCTACTGAGAATAAAACCAATAGAAGTTGTACAAGTTTGTGGGACTTGTGATTTTAATGCAGCAAGTTTAAAGATTGGACACGTGAAAATGTCACAAAAGATTTCTGATGATTGGATGTGCAGAATCAAAGAGACTTACACCTTACTGAAGAGATAAGCCTTCCCATGTCGGCAGTGGAAAGACTGAAGGAAATATCAGAAGGAAAACATCGAGTCAGATGACATAAACTTCATGACTCAGAATGACAACATACATTGTTTAAGGGCTGAAAGAAGAAAGTAACATAAACTTCAACTAATTAGAATTGCCTAATCATCATTTCTTTCCATTCAAAGcatttgaattttctaaaaacaGAAGTTTCGAAGCTACagcacttgaaaacatgctctAATTTTATCTGAGGTGGATTCAGGATTTGAACTCTATGGGTTCAACCGGTAAGTTTATTAGCATTGAACTtgctaaaattttaaaattacagGTTCAAACCTATTATTTATCAATTTCAATAAATTTTTTATGCATAAATTTATACTTCCCGTCGAAAATATTGGGTTCAGATGAACCTGGTGCTATTAGGCTGCATCCGCCCCTGAATTTTATGCTATAGAAGACAGATGGAATTCTCCATAGGATAGAATGACCTAGAAAGTCAACTAATATAACTAAAGAAAGTCATGAATGCACATTTCAAAGAAATTAAGCATAATAAAGTCACCAAACAAATACCAAGTTGATCAATGGAATGGGCATAACATATTGAAGCCATTAGCGCAAAGACATGGAACAAATGGAAAACGCTAAACAAGTATACTCCAATTATACGACTCAACTCCACATTGCAGAAATGACCCTCTATTTCATAACTAAAGAACTCCTCCACATTGCAGAAATGACCCTCTAAATTCATAACTGGATAAAGCAGAAGAATTATTGTATACAATGCTATCAGCAATACTAACTATTATTTCTTTTGACAGTTTATAATTAATTCACAAAAATGCCCCCTTTTACTCCAAAGGGTCAAATTGCTCAATCTCAGATGTTCTTCACTCACATACATAGCTGATCTAAAAATACCCAATTTTTATTGACACCTGAAAATTAGTTTAACAGATCAAGAACATAGAGAACAAGtcctataaaccaaaccaaacccaaCCACCGATCAAGCCAAAGATTGAATTTTTATAACAAAAATAAGcaaaatcaagaaaacccaatttcAAGAATTACAATAAAAGAGTGATCAAACTTATATAAGTGTATAGAGGATAACCTTAGAAACAATGTTTTCAGAAAGGGCAAGATGAGTTCCACAGTGCTTGCAGCTATAGATCTTGCCTTCAAGAGTCAATACAAATAGCCTCCCCATCAAACCTCTTTTATAAAATTGAAGACAAAGAATCAAGGTAGAAAATTTGAAGACAGCTAGGAAGAAAGAGGTTTGGGGTTATcctaaaaaagggaaaaggatatGGATCAACAGTTTTGTCAATGTCGCAATGAATATATGGGTAATAGTTTATGTTTTCAGTTGAAACATAATAATAACGTCAAGAAAGAGAAGTCATTGAATGTGTGAGGGAGTTCTTTGAATAATGTGCTAATAAAGTAAAGAAGTCACCCTTTTTGTGAAGCAAAGGTGCAAGATATCTTGGTGGACAAAGCTATTTTTGTTATAAACGGGAAGTTCCCACATtactcgcacacgggattgtgtgcgtacTTATAAGCAGGGCATGAAGCCTTTATTtatagacgcgttttaaagccgtgaggggCTGAGGCttcaaagcggacaatatctacaagctgtttataacacgttatcagcacgatgctcgcgatggGAGGGTGTGTTGTGAACTGGAAGTTCCCACATcactcgcacacgggattgtgtgcgtgcttataagcagggtctgaagcctttacttatagacgcgttttaaagccgtgaggggctgaggctccaaagcggacaatatctacaagcTGTTTATAACAATTTTAGATTTATGTTATCTGAGGTCCTATCTACTCGAGTActtgttatttttttttcaaaaaataattgttctaaaatacttagagcccgtttggattgactgataagttgcttataagctgttttcagcttttttgagtgtttggctggccaacttaaagctattttgtgcttaaaataagctaaaaagATTAATTGggctcgtttggcttagcttatctaaagcagcttataagccaaaaaaaataagttggattacccaaacttttttttttttttggcttatccAATTTATAAGTTGCTTtttttaagtccatccaaacagactcttaacttttgtttttcttcttctaCTTTTGTCTTTACTGTTTTCATCAACTTGTGTGTACTTTAAAACTGTTTCACTAGCTGAGGTCAAATGACAAAAAAAGTTTATTAAActgaatcatcaatcaacaaGCTTACAATAAAACTTGGAGCATACTCCCAACAAAAATGACTAGCATTTCCTAATACTTGATATGATATGTGAACTGAATGCTTTCATAGCAGACTTAAAATTGTGGCCAGATTTTTGGGCTTTCAAAATTTGGCCCAAGTTGGTTTGAGGCTAAAAGCCTCCAGTTTGCCTCGATTAGGTTGCCATTTGATTTGAGACTAATCTCCAATTTGGATCATTTGGTAGTCAACTGACTTGAGATTAGACGTCTCCCGTTTCTCCAATTAGGTAGCTAGTATTGTCATACATTAAGGGTGtcaaccggtttgaaccggaACTGAACCGGCAACCGATTATAAAATCGGCTGATTTCCGGTCTAAAAATCGAAATCTGTCATCGGTTTCGGTTTACCGGTTAGAAACCCGAAATCAAAACCGGTTCGGTTCAAAAcgtccaaaacctcttttttttttgtatatatatatatatatatatatatatatatatatatatatatatatatatatatatatatatatatatatatatatgtatattatagtatttattagtatattggaggtatatttacatatgttatataagtttataagtaaagtttatatatttactgactaacaggctaacagcaagtcagcaatatagcatatacgtgtatatatatatatatatgtgtgtttaagttatatgtataatatatattataagtatattcttagtatattgtagttatttttcaagtatataactttctaatttttaatttaagtagatgtatcatgtatattataagtatgttcttagtatattttaggtatattcttaacttaatataattaaaaatatgaacacaagtaaatagaagaaagctcaatgagccatatattttattcattcttggataacatttatttgcaagttgtagttttttttaacttgcaaataatacatgagttgcaaagaaatagtagaataataaaatcaccaattctcaatcatttggttaatttcccccatatcatattcggccatggacatatcttcaaagtcttccatttggtccggtccacttgctatcaaatcttcaatctcttcctcttcgccttcctccgcttctaagttttggttgcgttgctccgatctaatccaatcgcgaatgcacactagtacttgcaagctaaagccggataatgagtgtctatggtctccaattgttgtcttccctggctaaatgcactctccgaagccacggttgatacttgaaccgtaaggatatctcgagccattcttgagagtatcggatgacttgccttgtatttcttccaccatgctaagacgtctagctcatctagttccttgatatccacatttggctgcatcaaataaaagtgctattcatcaaagtttgcattacaagaaggagttggatgtgaatgtaaaacttttaaacccgacaagccctttttgctactttgagaagtagtagggcgtggagcaacggatgtagcatgttcttccaaattagaataatgagtaaaaacttttctaaactcgtcatcaatagcggtttcagcttcagctaaagatggttgaactccctcttcaatttctaaaaatgtataaattacaTTTGACCAACCAAtactttagtataagacacttttaaacaaggatttaaaagagaacccaatataaataaagttgggatggaaaaagaatacttcttaaattttgttatCATATCAAAAATaaccgcttgataaccgggtttatatttatactcttgtaaaactgtagctatttccgctaagtaggctaaaattccggttaccgtgggatagaattgtctagaaaaagcaagagttgcattataaattttttctaagagttcaacacattccttaacatcttcccaatccgtaaaatttaaccaatcatcactattaatattatatttgttgtgaacttgttgtatgggaatcctatactcatatgcttgttgtagcataatgtaagtgtagttccacttagtctcaatttctacttgaattttcctaggtctaaggttatttttcacacaagcattcttaaaatctctaattcttcccctattagcattacaaaaaagaaacgcaaccgcatctcgtactttttgaatagaatcgtcaaaacgcacaagcccatctttaacaattaagtttaaaatgtgacaactacatcttacatgaaacaTATTTCTTAgtggagggtttagttctctttttaaaaggccaatcgcctttgtattattagaagcattagctaaagcaatacaaagtgttttctataaatgttaaaaaatctcataatagtagacattgaatccgctaaattttttccatcgtgacgaccttttccttcatcatataaaaaagctataattcttttttgcataacccagttgtcatcaacccaatgacatgtaatagcaaaaaaatctaacttgttaagactaagacccaaatcagcggtaagaaaaacattacaatttaaagaattaaatacatggcgcaaataaaatctatattttttatacaaatctataagatccgctctacaagtacttctaggaataccctcaaataacggattataacaacattGAATGTAAGTaataaaccccaaacccgaaggaaaggaaaatggtaaacaatcataagctacaaaatttttaccggttcgtgggtctattgtcatttgaataccccccacatttgaactcgtttgctctccccaaacatccatatgtttctttctcatatgaccatttagtgtacccgttccaccatccttactagtttcttgcttaaaagtaaatatttgtccacatagggtacatttagctgtttggctttccctatccttagtcataaatttccaaattttagcggttgacttacgagttctaggcggtttgtcttgtgtatgtgattgtgcaggacatgtatctcctatgagatTTTTGGGGGGTTGtgtctcatcatcatcatcatcatcatcatcaatttcattaaaagtgtcggtataatgttgttgcattgcctcatgacccaaaagtggattatttccaccaatatcaatacctaaattaggtgtttcttccacaaatgtttcctcattaagcccacgcctaacaataccactactaccggcaccacgtctaaatctctttgattattaaatagaattaatttaaatcacactcaaataaatcacaagaaaatgaattgcaacaaattaaattgcgtaaattaaattgcgaaaaataaagatagagttggaacgaaggtaccaaattgccggactaatttccaacaaagtgaaggccgctataattgcaaatccacca
Encoded here:
- the LOC132637902 gene encoding protein yippee-like, whose product is MGRLFVLTLEGKIYSCKHCGTHLALSENIVSKSFHCRHGKAYLFSKVVNVTSGEIENRMMMTGMHTVADIFCVCCGSIVGWKYETAHEKSQKYKEGKSVLERFQISGPDGSNYWASHETHVAGSDADDV